A segment of the Sphingomonas cannabina genome:
CGGCATCCTGATCGAGCATCATGCCGGCCGCTTCCCGCTGTGGCTGGCGCCGGTGCAGGCGGTGGTGGCGACAATCGTGTCCGACGCCGACGACTATGCCCGCGAGGTCGCGGCGAAGCTGGCGGCGGCGGGCATCCGCGTCGAGACCGACCTGCGCAACGAGAAGATCAACTACAAGGTGCGCGAGCATTCGGTGGCGAAGGTCCCGGCGCTGCTCGTCGTCGGCAAGCGCGAGGCGGAGGAAGGCACCATCGCCGTCCGCCGGCTGGGCAGTGAGCGGCAGGAAGTGGTCAAGCTCGACGACATCGTCGCGGCGCTGGTCGCGGAGGCGAAGGCGCCGGACCTCGCCCGATGAAGGTTGAGCTGGAGTCTTTCCGACTTGGTTGAATCGCCATTCTTGACCGTTCATCCCGAGCGAAGTCGAGGGACAGTCCGTCACGTAAAATGTCCCTCGACTTCGCTCGGGACGAACGGCGCTTCAATCCAAGTCGGAAAGACCCCGAGATTCGCCCACCTCCGGCGTCCGGAGACCGGCCCGCTGGGCCGTCCCTATCCGCTCATCCACATGAAGCATGCGGGTCGTGGCTGAGCGGCTTTCAAAAGCCGTCGTCCGCGACTATATTTACGGGTCTGGAAACTAATGCAGGAGCAATACCTATCCGTCCTCCCATGATGCGCCGGCCTTTGCAGGCGCCGCCGATGAACGGCCCCCGGTTCAACGAATTCATCCAGTCGCCCAAGGTCCGCGTGATCGACCACGAGGGCGAGAACCTGGGTGTAATGTACACGCGCGAAGCGATCGAGCAGGCGCAGGAGCTCGGCCTCGACCTGGTCGAGGTGTCGCCGAACGCCGATCCGCCGGTCGCCAAGTTCCTCGATGTCGGCAAGTACAAATACGAGGCCCAGAAAAAGGCCAATGCCGCGCGCAAGTCGCAGAAGACGCAGGAGATCAAGGAGATCAAGATGCGTCCGAACATCGACGATCACGACTATGATACGAAGATGAAGGCGATCCACAAGTTCATCGGCGAGGGCGACAAGGTGAAGGTCACCCTGCGCTTCCGCGGTCGCGAGCTTTCGCACGGGCAGCTCGGCATGAACCTGTTGAAGCGCGTCCAGGACGATACCGCCGAGGATGCGAAGGTCGAGAGCTATCCGCGCATGGAAGGCCGCCAGATGCTGATGGTGCTGGCGCCGAAGTGATGCGGCTGCGGTGG
Coding sequences within it:
- the infC gene encoding translation initiation factor IF-3 gives rise to the protein MMRRPLQAPPMNGPRFNEFIQSPKVRVIDHEGENLGVMYTREAIEQAQELGLDLVEVSPNADPPVAKFLDVGKYKYEAQKKANAARKSQKTQEIKEIKMRPNIDDHDYDTKMKAIHKFIGEGDKVKVTLRFRGRELSHGQLGMNLLKRVQDDTAEDAKVESYPRMEGRQMLMVLAPK